In Sorghum bicolor cultivar BTx623 chromosome 8, Sorghum_bicolor_NCBIv3, whole genome shotgun sequence, one genomic interval encodes:
- the LOC8069727 gene encoding uncharacterized protein LOC8069727 isoform X1, translating to MVLAEALRARLLAALRPWVAADPAELRVEAGLLARARAVARGLQLDVAALNAAAGAGESPSPSWPATFDRAAVAEVELAASPWAAPAIDAVVRGVDVALTLREPAPRKQRPDYKEWVSEEKKRVLASLDPQGEMLHEMIEGVVNSLEDKLASVFSTVLLNCGQVRFDDVTIQVRYLDDSHVFVLRTTDLRLGSEPVFRSTLFRGLVGSLVSSRKKNRLSVECAEFEFLMKENDSVDCSASFTGVSASVRLDNLQLSGFGIHVPKACCEISPKFAPSLMVILDIASQKEDYAVRNGRELWKVAAQKVDNSVVCRRFSLSKAVSCAAFWRSYVHAYVLLLTLLGYPSDKIVARNCGGVSRNKKLLDTIRHQWETVVGLEDKIPVETIARARCAARSKLIASQQLIKQESSKAVLVSSLLKILTPFLYLWRFLVFIWRSVWVTMGPRNKASYPYIFPGSTYDVDMEFHVSVYLGELSVTLLPAVDCFTDTKRSDRTNTQIELASVHLVMKSSCLLYSAGCTTQAFFLVLGELKAYLSSVPKLVQADSSNSPSRSSSFGTAEFTKDTDSRIILWCDLASMSSFSGQQADGSFYFNDDLSTALIKSNMDELWSNWMIISNAYNESGVIHHEKPSVIFEFKSSLIDPYKSISGYQQCRFTIGRLNLDLDYLCASSTYLLYRQFMHHKQPKELTERSADFSNSGDTYLESTSGLVDKLRSANHRIKVAMLDVIPENTLHIVALVAGPSIRLFFDKYNMLQNSKDVYKPLLSQMSSRSCIVFSLAYVECFLWPASLSSTPTRANSHTKESHKTFVSAKEPQEHHQLQIESSARNVYRGHVTLDACFIFAGLNLLIDNLEASQQSHICGPLSCSFLISASRSYVYSFFGVRNVISTNLEGRVIGFLAFFCMDELFMVCQLIESMHLEALKSDPGNFKYSRDFIGRLASFYKKDIKGSTRELVEDIAQEGTVDPHVELGVEMQLDLESADIIFSASRGGLLINPSVFINSFVNYICSSPVFEGISTQELLDVLALGVGFCIKSSSVKVLLNGECTDFLVSLSGIQCVIFENQPQMSTYNDILQHRYISSGLLHSKNQLIISECIFRISVGSNINLVDKKLQHESRSHHISASLGNRYSIKIEFTEVFVGDYRIHSYLSELRQHSKHKISLLIHDDLQVVKSKIQGGLIFLETISLAKLVLCCKVYLRLLVDLSLRATSNLVKDKVAPISAGGDYTERGATAVPLGAHVQSEESQLSVIKCLNIELTLLSPTLVVVDKSGIHQGLTFEVDARLQQMNLGMEFLFEVKRLSISTVSSICKNSREQLRDVPGPRFRSSKTVDLSPQSEIQEYLPFVEADNLRSYDHEAPSSSSSALGSLTGNTSLDFSSHENQILKHFSAYLKIERKKLDGHSGLEHLCGDWAGSGSLSGLEVAMSLSNVEMISSLLAPVYGIMSSGSTQKKIQSDGTSHQAQLDPMDYTIPDGAIVAIRDLNQQMYVSVKNTGSTYQVVGAYHYSLAGECALFKVKHHKSWRSNTQCISLLSLCAKNNEGKELALSFSQGSDFVEISSDVDKPCSIWSTLPFRVDSSEDDSDVGKPYKVIPRSSYHLVNKKNNYGIAFVDGLLEFVKKPGNPFKVQVFDESIFSDASRLTVNHMNLDSNTYLDVDDDVPFSVRDRLASGASSQHVIINVDKIVFTITHEVSDTDNVFPLVQTCISDIRVVTQIFPSKIRMLSSFKVSAQYFIARRNLWEELISPIASYTFFRSRFFTPDPVTNYGKTAFSFFFQLKQVDIFINELSFDILLYLVGKLDLMGPYAVKSLAIFPNSCKIENGSRLALVCHFKDNGDAIIPGQQSTSVFLRHLTFDDNTSHDQNVVSICLLKEGVFSTIPISISLHDSGIFAWRTRVSPVKDPRTFSGPFIVVKVSQNSEEGLSLSVQPLLRIHNKSDFPLELRFQRPNRASEDAVFVTVRSGDMVDESTGVFDAMDLSGGPKRALMSLALGNFMLSIRPDILENSENIGQLASVKWSEDITGEKTFRISGVIEKLNYNLRKAFNVDSMKSSFSSLSCPVFSNGHHVTDLHFLIHILVRDVPVQPTNGTRVSERSAPVALQFQREIFIYPTVQVYNFLQTDIHVVLTDCQQGTVIEDGFGGIGKQATIISGSSAYFYVNPTLFNFSVALISYGSKSKTVNSSDWVKRMQKQTSKAQFLDMQLEFVPGKFHSSLRLLRQEKGLLEVAVFTKYTLHNTSDYTLQCTASHQKPLPLLESGMNSINLPPQHGCILPSMSMSSWFIKSSKLRISLGEKASEVIIDLEALSGFTEFFLEIQENILPHRMAAFGVSLQPVLYNLPVPSQVVLIVPRYVISNESDAAIAVRQCFVEHDIDGLTVEAKQRATLQTWKPGKKREVNYFDLFVKKHRNVFEDSHIFIQFWLKEPGYSWSGPICVSSIGRFFLKFRRSEGMVADGIKRDPMNAGKLKLFASVDVVQETTSFVLHFTKPPKVTLPYRIENYLSESSIMYFQKDSVDSDVLHPQESEQYAWDDFSSPRKLVVRIVDTPALREIKIDKISPWKPFLKMRQNSRLNLDFSFSDGLNSRKQRFDESFGLRMFKIGYEVYADGLTRVLRICEHADNPKIEKIQRPIANVQFRISYVCIHLLDKGQNGENVQLPSTILTARLQHVSSDSVITNRFKHVSVAIHSLNVDEKWEGASFGSILRRNKLQDASLDENILHMVFVLNSTHSSVKQIQYCSIILQPVDLKIDEETLMKLVPFWRASLAPSGTMSTQFYFRHFEVHPIKIIASFRPGGRRTTYSSAQEALRALLHSVIKVPEISNSAVELNGVLLNHALVTFRELLLKCAQHYSWYVLRAIYVTKGSSLLPPSFASIFDDSASSVLDVFFDPSDGSLNVPGLTIGMFKFISKNMKSGGFSGTKRYLGDLGKTVKTASSNALFAAVTEISDSVVRGAETNGLNGMVTGFHQGILRLAMEPSVLGQAIMEGGPDRKIKLDHSPGLDELYIEGYLQAMLDVMYKQEYLRVRVIDDQVILKNLPPNSALINEIVDSVKSFLVSKALLKGDSSTVRPLRHLRNEPEWRIAPTVLTLCEHLFVSFAVRVLHREASKAISGAMSRVKKPSVGEEGEGDSSSSGGVLCKRNRLWTVGRFAVSGMVAYVDGRLCRHIPNPISRRIVSGFLLSFIENRGNE from the exons ATGGTTCTCGCGGAGGCCCTGCGCGCGCGGCTGCTGGCCGCGCTGCGGCCGTGGGTAGCGGCGGACCCCGCGGAGCTGCGGGTGGAGGCGGGCCTcctcgcccgcgcccgcgccgtcgCGCGCGGGCTCCAGCTCGACGTCGCCGCGCTCAACGCCGCCGCCGGGGCCGGGGAGTCCCCATCCCCGTCCTGGCCCGCCACGTTCGACCGCGCGGCCGTCGCCGAGGTCGAGCTCGCCGCCTCGCCTTGGGCCGCACCCGCGATCGACGCCGTCGTGCGCGGCGTGGACGTCGCGCTCACACTCAG GGAGCCTGCGCCGAGGAAGCAGCGGCCAGACTACAAGGAGTGGGTATCTGAGGAGAAGAAGCGAGTGCTTGCATCATTGGACCCTCAG GGTGAAATGTTGCATGAGATGATTGAAGGTGTAGTTAACTCCCTGGAAGATAAGTTAGCTTCAGTGTTCTCGACTGTGCTTCTGAACTGTGGTCAGGTGCGGTTTGACGATGTCACGATACAAGTTCGATACCTTGATGACTCCCATGTTTTTGTACTGAGGACAACCGACTTACGGCTTGGCTCTGAGCCTGTTTTCCGCAGCACTCTGTTCAGAGGACTGGTTGGGTCTTTAGTGTCATCCAGAAAGAAGAATAGATTGTCTGTTGAATGCGCTGAGTTTGAGTTCCTGATGAAGGAGAATGATTCTGTAGATTGCAGTGCATCCTTCACTGGCGTATCTGCTTCAGTACGATTGGATAATCTACAACTTTCTGGCTTTGGCATTCATGTCCCCAAAGCATGCTGCGAAATTTCACCTAAGTTTGCTCCTTCTTTGATGGTGATACTGGATATTGCGAGCCAAAAGGAAGATTATGCGGTTAGGAATGGCAGAGAGCTTTGGAAAGTCGCTGCACAAAAGGTTGACAATTCAGTAGTGTGCCGAAGGTTTTCTTTAAGCAAAGCTGTAAGCTGTGCTGCTTTTTGGCGGAGCTATGTCCATGCTTATGTACTGTTGCTGACATTATTAGGGTATCCCTCAGACAAGATTGTAGCAAGGAACTGTGGTGGGGTATCAAGGAACAAGAAACTCCTGGATACTATTAGACATCAGTGGGAAACTGTTGTTGGTCTGGAGGATAAAATTCCTGTCGAAACTATTGCTAGAGCACGGTGTGCTGCACGTTCAAAACTGATTGCGTCACAGCAGCTGATCAAGCAGGAATCATCAAAAGCAGTTCTGGTTTCTTCCCTGTTGAAAATTCTTACACCCTTCTTATATTTATGGAGATTTCTTGTGTTCATTTGGAGGTCAGTGTGGGTGACGATGGGCCCCAGAAACAAAGCATCATACCCATATATTTTTCCTGGTTCTACTTATGATGTTGACATGGAGTTTCATGTTAGTGTATACCTTGGGGAACTGTCTGTAACCTTGTTACCAGCTGTTGATTGTTTCACTGATACGAAGAGATCAGACAGAACAAACACTCAGATTGAGTTAGCTTCGGTGCATCTTGTAATGAAGTCATCATGCTTACTTTACTCAGCTGGTTGCACCACACAAGCATTTTTTCTAGTTCTCGGGGAACTGAAGGCATACCTTTCAAGTGTCCCAAAGTTGGTACAAGCAGACAGTAGCAACAGTCCCAGTAGGAGTTCATCTTTTGGAACAGCAGAGTTCACCAAGGACACTGACTCTAGGATAATCCTCTGGTGTGACTTAGCTAGTATGAGCTCATTTTCTGGACAACAAGCCGATGGATCTTTTTACTTCAATGATGATCTGTCCACTGCCCTTATAAAGAGTAATATGGATGAGTTATGGTCAAATTGGATGATAATTAGCAATGCATACAATGAATCGGGTGTGATTCATCATGAAAAACCTTCTGTTATTTTTGAATTCAAATCTTCTCTCATTGATCCTTACAAAAGTATAAGTGGTTACCAGCAATGTAGATTCACAATTGGGAGACTAAACCTTGATTTGGattatttatgtgcttcatCAACTTATCTGCTGTACAGACAGTTCATGCACCACAAACAGCCAAAAGAACTAACTGAAAGATCAGCTGATTTTTCAAACAGTGGTGATACCTATCTAGAGTCTACAAGTGGACTTGTTGACAAATTGAGATCAGCGAATCATAGGATAAAGGTTGCAATGTTGGATGTGATTCCAGAGAACACTCTTCATATTGTAGCACTGGTTGCTGGTCCAAGTATACGGTTATTCTTTGATAAGTATAATATGTTGCAAAATAGCAAAGACGTATACAAGCCCTTGCTTTCTCAGATGAGTAGCAGGTCCTGCATAGTTTTCAGTCTAGCATATGTGGAATGTTTTCTTTGGCCAGCATCTCTTTCTTCAACTCCTACAAGAGCAAATTCTCATACCAAAGAATCacataaaacatttgttagtgcGAAGGAGCCCCAAGAACATCATCAGCTACAAATAGAAAGTAGTGCAAGGAATGTCTATCGAGGGCATGTGACGCTTGATGCTTGCTTCATCTTTGCTGGTTTAAATCTTCTGATAGATAATCTAGAGGCAAGTCAGCAGTCTCACATTTGTGGACCGCTGTCATGCAGTTTCCTGATTTCAGCTAGCAG GAGCTATGTCTATTCCTTCTTTGGGGTGAGAAACGTCATCTCAACTAACTTAGAAGGAAGGGTCATTGGGTTCCTAGCTTTCTTCTGCATGGATGAACTCTTCATGGTTTGCCAG CTTATCGAAAGCATGCATTTGGAGGCATTGAAGTCTGATCCTGGAAACTTTAAGTATTCCAGAGATTTTATTGGAAGACTAGCATCGTTTTATAAAAAGGATATCAAGGGGAGCACAAGGGAGCTTGTTGAAGATATTGCCCAGGAAGGCACAGTGGATCCTCATGTAGAACTCGGCGTTGAAATGCAACTTGATTTGGAGTCAGCAGACATTATCTTTAGTGCTTCACGTGGTGGACTTTTGATAAATCCTTCTGTGTTTATCAATAGTTTTGTAAACTACATCTGCAGCTCTCCTGTATTTGAGGGCATATCAACACAGGAATTACTTGATGTATTAGCTCTAGGTGTTGGGTTCTGCATCAAAAGTTCTTCTGTGAAAGTTCTGCTTAATGGAGAATGCACAGACTTCCTCGTTAGTCTATCTGGAATTCAGTGTGTGATATTTGAGAACCAACCTCAAATGAGTACTTATAATGATATACTCCAGCATAGGTACATATCTAGTGGCTTACTGCATAGCAAGAACCAGCTCATTATATCAGAATGTATCTTTCGTATTAGTGTTGGTTCCAATATCAACTTGGTTGACAAGAAATTGCAACATGAATCTAGAAGTCATCACATATCTGCTTCTCTAGGAAATCGGTATTCAATTAAAATTGAATTTACAGAGGTTTTTGTTGGAGACTACAGAATACACAGTTACCTTTCTGAATTGAGGCAGCACAGCAAACATAAAATCTCGCTGTTGATCCATGATGATCTTCAGGTTGTCAAATCCAAAATCCAG GGTGGCTTGATCTTTCTGGAAACAATTTCACTAGCTAAGCTTGTTCTGTGTTGCAAAGTTTACTTACGGCTGCTTGTGGATCTCTCACTGCGGGCAACATCAAACTTAGTCAAAGATAAGGTAGCTCCAATTTCTGCAGGAGGTGACTATACTGAGAGAGGGGCAACAGCAGTGCCTTTAGGTGCTCATGTTCAAAGTGAGGAATCCCAATTGAGTGTCATCAAATGCCTTAATATTGAATTAACTTTGCTGTCCCCGACTCTTGTTGTCGTGGATAAATCAG GTATACATCAGGGATTAACTTTTGAAGTTGATGCGAGACTTCAACAAATGAATCTTGGCATGGAGTTTTTGTTTGAAGTGAAGCGCCTTTCGATCTCCACTGTTAGTAGTATCTGCAAGAATTCCCGTGAACAATTAAGAGATGTACCAGGACCTCGTTTTCGGTCCAGCAAGACTGTTGATCTTTCACCTCAGTCTGAAATTCAAGAATATCTCCCATTTGTAGAAGCAGATAATCTGCGTAGTTATGATCATGAAGCTCCTTCAAGCTCAAGTTCTGCACTTGGAAGTTTAACAggcaacacatcacttgatttttcgtcacatgAAAATCAGATCCTGAAGCATTTCTCTGCTTATCTCAAGATCGAGAGAAAAAAATTGGATGGTCACTCTGGTTTGGAACATTTGTGTGGTGATTGGGCTGGAAGCGGGTCTCTTTCTGGTTTGGAGGTGGCAATGTCACTCTCAAACGTTGAG ATGATCTCATCGCTACTTGCTCCTGTTTATGGGATAATGAGTTCTGGTTCAACACAGAAGAAAATACAGTCTGATGGCACCAGTCACCAAGCACAGCTAGATCCCATGGATTATACTATACCTGATG GAGCTATTGTTGCTATAAGGGATCTTAATCAACAGATGTATGTATCAGTCAAAAACACTGGGAGTACATACCAAGTGGTTGGTGCATACCATTATTCCCTTGCTGGTGAATGTGCATTGTTTAAG GTGAAACACCATAAGAGCTGGAGATCGAACACACAATGTATTTCTCTTTTGTCTTTATGTGCAAAGAATAATGAAGGCAAAGAGTTGGCCCTTAGTTTTTCTCAAGGATCAGATTTCGTtgaaatttcttctgatgttgaCAAGCCGTGTTCAATTTGGAGCACACTTCCTTTCAGGGTTGATAGTTCTGAGGATGACAGCGATGTTGGAAAACCTTACAAGGTTATACCAAGAAGTTCGTACCATCTTGTCAACAAGAAAAACAATTATGGCATTGCATTTGTTGATGGCTTGCTAGAGTTTGTGAAAAAGCCAGGAAATCCATTTAAAGTGCAGGTTTTTGATGAATCTATTTTTTCTGATGCTTCAAGACTTACTGTTAACCATATGAATTTGGACAGTAACACTTACTTAGATGTGGACGATGATGTGCCTTTTTCCGTGAGGGATAGATTGGCAAGTGGTGCAAGTTCTCAAcatgtaatcatcaatgttgacaaGATTGTTTTTACCATCACTCATGAAGTCTCTGATACTGATAATGTTTTCCCACTTGTCCAAACCTGCATAAGTGATATCCGTGTTGTTACACAAATATTCCCATCTAAAATCAGGATGCTAAGTTCATTCAAAGTCTCAGCACAGTACTTCATCGCACGAAGAAATCTGTG GGAAGAACTCATCTCTCCTATCGCGTCCTATACATTCTTCCGATCTAGGTTTTTTACCCCAGACCCAGTAACTAACTATGGAAAgacagccttctctttcttctttcaaTTAAAGCAG GTGGATATATTTATTAACGAGCTTTCATTTGACATCCTTCTATATTTGGTTGGAAAGTTAGACTTGATGGGTCCATATGCTGTCAAAAGCTTGGCTATCTTTCCTAACTCCTGCAAG ATAGAGAACGGCTCAAGGCTGGCACTTGTGTGTCATTTCAAAGATAATGGGGATGCAATAATTCCTGGGCAACAGTCAACTTCAGTTTTCTTGAG GCACTTAACATTTGATGATAATACTTCACATGATCAAAATGTGGTTTCTATTTGCTTACTCAaggaaggggtattttcaactATTCCAATCAGCATTTCTCTCCATGACTCTGGTATTTTTGCATGGAGAACCCGCGTGTCACCAGTCAAAG acccaagaaccttttctGGACCATTTATTGTGGTCAAGGTGTCCCAGAATTCTGAG GAAGGCTTATCTCTTTCAGTTCAACCTTTGTTAAGGATCCATAATAAGAGTGACTTTCCTCTTGAACTTCGGTTTCAGAGGCCAAACAGAGCTAGTGAAGATGCTGTATTTGTTACAGTTAGAAGTGGAGATATGGTTGATGAATCTACTGGAGTATTCGACGCCATGGATTTGTCTGGTGGACCGAAAAGAGCATTGATGTCTCTAGCTCTAG GAAATTTTATGTTGTCAATTAGACCTGATATTTTGGAAAATTCTGAAAATATTGGCCAGCTAGCTTCAGTGAAGTGGTCAGAGGACATCACCGGTGAAAAAACCTTCCGAATATCTGGGGTTATAGAAAAGCTTAACTATAACCTAAGGAAAGCCTTCAATGTTGATTCCATGAAGTCTTCTTTCAGCTCTCTAAGTTGCCCAGTTTTTTCCAATGGGCATCATGTTACAGATCTTCATTTTTTAATTCATATTCTTGTTAGAGATGTGCCTGTCCAACCTACAAATGGAACTCGTGTTTCTGAAAGAAGTGCACCAGTTGCTTTACAGTTCCAGAGAGAAATTTTCATATATCCAACTGTACAAGTGTATAATTTCTTGCAAACAGACATACATGTGGTTCTGACAGATTGCCAACAAG GAACTGTCATAGAAGATGGCTTTGGCGGTATTGGCAAGCAGGCAACGATCATAAGTGGTTCAAGTGCTTATTTCTATGTGAATCCTACACTATTTAATTTCTCAGTCGCACTGATTTCATATGGTTCGAAGTCTAAGACAGTTAATAGTAGTGACTGGGTTAAGAGAATGCAAAAGCAGACGAGTAAAGCTCAGTTTCTTGACATGCAATTAGAATTTGTTCCTGGGAAGTTTCATTCTTCTTTAAGATTACTACGTCAGGAGAAAGGCTTGTTGGAG GTTGCTGTATTCACAAAATACACATTACACAATACCAGTGACTACACGCTACAGTGCACAGCTTCACATCAAAAACCACTACCTCT GTTGGAATCTGGAATGAACAGTATCAATCTTCCTCCCCAACATGGTTGTATTTTGCCCTCAATGTCAATGAGCTCCTGGTTTATAAA GTCAAGCAAATTACGAATAAGCCTTGGCGAGAAAGCATCAGAAGTTATTATTGATTTGGAAGCACTGTCTGGCTTCACTGAATTTTTTCTTGAGATCCAAGAAAATATATTACCCCATCGTATGGCTGCTTTTGGAGTGTCTTTGCAACCTGTTCTTTATAACTTGCCTGTGCCATCACAAGTAGTACTAATAGTTCCAAGATATGTTATTTCAAATGAGTCTGATGCTGCAATTGCTGTTCGTCAATGTTTTGTTGAG CACGACATTGATGGATTGACGGTTGAAGCTAAACAGCGGGCTACCTTACAGACATGGAAACCTGGGAAAAAGCGAGAAGTAAATtactttgatttgtttgttaagaagcacagaaatgtttttgaggATTCTCACATTTTTATCCAGTTCTGGCTAAAAGAACCTGGATACAGTTGGTCTGGACCGatctgtgtttcatcaattggtcGTTTTTTCTTGAAATTTAGAAGATCAGAAGGAATGGTGGCAGATGGTATTAAAAGAGACCCTATGAATGCTGGGAAGCTGAAACTGTTTGCTTCTGTTGATGTTGTTCAAGAGACAACTTCTTTTGTCTTACACTTCACTAAACCACCGAAGGTTACGCTCCCATATCGAATAGAAAATTACTTGAGTGAATCATCTATCATGTATTTCCAGAAG GATTCAGTTGATTCAGATGTATTACACCCTCAAGAGTCAGAACAATATGCTTGGGATGATTTCAGTTCACCTCGCAAACTGGTTGTCCGCATTGTTG ATACACCTGCATTGCGTGAAATTAAAATAGATAAAATCAGCCCATGGAAGCCATTTTTGAAGATGCGCCAAAATAGCAGGCTTAATCTGGATTTCTCATTCAGTGATGGACTCAATTCAAGAAAACAAAGATTTGATGAATCATTTGGACTGAGAATGTTCAAAATTGGCTATGAAGTGTATGCCGATGGTTTAACAAGAGTTCTTCGAATATGTGAACATGCAGATAATCCCAAAATTGAGAAAATTCAACGGCCAATAGCAAATGTACAGTTCAGAATTTCTTATGTGTGTATTCATCTTCTTGATAAGGGCCAG AATGGGGAAAATGTCCAATTGCCATCGACAATCTTAACAGCAAGACTTCAGCATGTTTCTTCTGATTCAGTTATCACAAACAGATTCAAGCATGTATCTGTTGCAATTCAT TCATTGAATGTGGATGAAAAATGGGAAGGGGCTTCATTCGGGTCAATTCTTAGGAGGAACAAGCTTCAGGATGCTAGTCTTGACGAAAATATTCTTCATATGGTCTTTGTACTGAATTCAACCCACTCCAGTGTCAAACAAATACAGTATTGTTCCATCATTCTACAG CCTGTTGATCTTAAGATTGATGAGGAAACGTTAATGAAGCTAGTACCATTTTGGAGAGCATCCCTTGCACCTTCAGGCACGATGAGTACACAGTTTTATTTCAGACATTTTGAAGTACATCCAATTAAG ATCATAGCAAGCTTTCGGCCTGGTGGCCGACGCACAACTTATAGTTCTGCTCAAGAGGCTCTGAGAGCACTACTGCATAGTGTTATAAAG GTGCCTGAAATTAGCAACTCAGCTGTGGAGCTCAATGGGGTTCTCCTAAATCATGCTTTAGTTACATTTCGTGAGCTACTTCTGAAATGCGCTCAGCACTATTCATG GTATGTATTGAGGGCAATCTATGTAACAAAAGGAAGCTCATTGCTTCCTCCATCTTTTGCCTCGATTTTTGATGACTCTGCTTCATCTGTTCTTGATGTTTTCTTCGACCCTTCTGATGGATCGCTCAACGTCCCTGGGCTTACCATAG GCATGTTTAAATTTATAAGCAAGAACATGAAGTCAGGTGGTTTTTCTGGAACAAAACGGTACCTTGGTGATCTTGGGAAAACT GTTAAAACTGCAAGTTCGAATGCTCTCTTTGCTGCCGTCACAGAAATTTCAGATAGTGTTGTGAGAGGAGCAGAAACAAATGGTTTGAATGGCATG GTTACTGGTTTCCACCAAGGCATTTTGAGGTTGGCGATGGAGCCATCTGTTTTAGGACAGGCTATAATGGAGGGAGGTCCTGACAGAAAGATCAAACTCGATCATAGCCCTGGACTTGATGAG CTATACATTGAAGGGTACCTACAGGCTATGTTGGATGTCATGTATAAGCAAGAATACCTCCGAGTCAGGGTGATTGATGATCAG GTTATCCTGAAGAATCTACCACCAAATAGTGCTCTGATAAACGAAATCGTGGACAGTGTGAAAAGCTTTCTTGTGAGCAAGGCACTGTTGAAAGGAGATTCTTCCACAGTTCGACCGTTGCGCCATCTGAGAAATGAACCT GAATGGAGGATTGCGCCGACGGTGCTCACCCTGTGCGAGCACCTTTTTGTGAGCTTCGCTGTGCGCGTGTTGCACCGAGAAGCCAGCAAGGCCATCTCTGGAGCCATGTCGAGAGTGAAGAAACCGTCCGTCGGAGAAGAGGGCGAAGGCGACTCGTCGTCATCTGGTGGCGTCCTGTGTAAGCGGAACAGGCTGTGGACTGTCGGGAGGTTCGCGGTCTCGGGCATGGTCGCCTATGTAGATGGTCGGCTGTGCCGGCACATACCCAACCCCATATCCCGGAGGATCGTCAGCGGGTTTCTGCTGAGCTTCATCGAAAATAGGGGTAACGAATAG